CGGCGACGACGTTCCGGTCGTCAAGGTCTCGGCGCTCAAGGCGCTCGAGGGTGACAAGGAGTGGGGCCAGTCGGTCCTGAACCTGATGGCCGCCGTCGACGAGTCGATCCCGCAGCCCGAGCGCGACGTCGACAAGCCGTTCCTGATGCCGATCGAGGACGTCTTCACGATCACCGGCCGTGGCACCGTTGTCACCGGTCGTATCGAGCGTGGTGTCCTCAAGGTCAACGAGACCGTCGACATCATCGGCATCAAGACCGAGAAGACCACCACCACGGTCACCGGTATCGAGATGTTCCGGAAGCTCCTCGACGAGGGCCAGGCCGGTGAGAACGTCGGTCTGCTGCTTCGCGGTATCAAGCGCGAGGACGTCGAGCGCGGCCAGGTCATCATCAAGCCGGGCTCGGTCACCCCGCACACCGAGTTCGAGGCGCAGGCGTACATCCTGTCCAAGGACGAGGGCGGCCGCCACACGCCGTTCTTCAACAACTACCGTCCGCAGTTCTACTTCCGTACGACTGACGTGACCGGTGTGGTGACCCTCCCCGAGGGCACCGAGATGGTCATGCCCGGCGACAACACCGAGATGTCCGTCTCGCTGATCCAGCCGGTCGCCATGGAAGAGGGCCTGAAGTTCGCCATCCGTGAGGGTGGCCGGACCGTCGGCGCCGGCCAGGTCACCAAGATCAACAAGTAATTGTTGATCGGGGAGACCCGGTAGCTCGACCGAGCAGCAAGGAGCCCCGTCCACCATCAGGTGGGCGGGGCTCCTTGACAGTTGGACCCGATTGGCCTTCGGCGTCCCGGGTATGGCACACTGTCCAGGTTGCTCGGTTGAGTGCCGATGCTGCGCGCCTCCCGCCGGGAGGACCGGAAGCGAGTCCCAGGTATTCGTCGTCCCTTCTCAGGGCCGGAAATACGGGAATCTTCCGGGAAGCGTCAGCGGGGTGCCTCGGCCAGGCGCCCGGTGGGTGTTCTTCCCCTACCTCTCCTTCTTGAAGGATCTCCCCTGCGGAGATTTACGGGAAGGGGTGCGACACGCCCGACCGCGTGGGTCGGAGAAGAACGGTGCTTCGACAGAGGCGCAGCGCACCGGGTCCCAGAGCGTTACGAGAGACAGGACTACGAAGTAGCCATGGCGGGACAGAAGATCCGCATCCGGCTCAAGGCCTACGACCACGAGGTCATCGACTCCTCGGCGAAGAAGATCGTCGAGACGGTGACGCGCACTGGTGCGTCGGTCGCGGGCCCGGTGCCGCTGCCCACTGAAAAGAACGTGTACTGCGTCATCAAGTCGCCGCACAAGTACAAGGACTCGCGCGAGCACTTCGAGATGCGCACGCACAAGCGCCTGATCGACATCCTCGACCCGACGCCCAAGACCGTTGACTCGCTGATGCGCCTGGACCTTCCGGCCGGCGTTGACATCGAGATCAAGCTCTGAGAGGCGCGGAAGAGATGGCTAAGCAGATCAAGGGCATCCTGGGCGAGAAGCTCGGCATGACCCAGGTCTGGGACGAGAACAACCGTGTCGTCCCGGTCACTGTGGTCAAGGCCGGCCCCTGTGTCGTTACCCAGGTGCGCACCAATGACCAGGACGGTTACGACTCCGTCCAGATCGCCTTCGGCGAGATCGACCCGCGCAAGGTGAACAAGCCCCTCAAGGGCCACTTCGCGAAGGCCGACGTCACCCCCCGCCGTCACCTCGTCGAGGTCCGTACTCCCGATGCCGGTGAGTACACCCTCGGCCAGGAGCTGACCGCTGAGACCTTCGAGTCCGGCGTCAAGGTGGACGTGACCGGCAAGAGCAAGGGCAAGGGCTTCGCCGGTGTCATGAAGCGTCACGGCTTCGGCGGTGGCAAGGCTTCGCACGGTGCCCACCGCGTGCACCGCAAGCCGGGCTCCATCGGTGGCTGCGCCACCCCGGGCCGCGTGTTCAAGGGCATGCGGATGGCCGGCCGTATGGGCAATGAGCGGGTCACCACCCAGAACCTGACCGTCCACGCCGTTGACGCGGAGAAGGGTCTGCTGCTCATCAAGGGCGCAGTTCCTGGTCCGAACGGCGGCCTCGTCCTGGTCCGTACCGCGGCCAAGGGGGCCTGAGGTAACCGATGAGCACCATTGACATCCTTTCGCCGGCAGGCGACAAGGCCGGGTCCGTCGAGCTCCCCGCGGAGATCTTCGACGCCAAGGTCAGCATTCCGCTGATCCACCAGGTCGTTGTCGCGCAGCTGGCCGCTGCCCGTCAGGGCACGCACAAGACGAAGACTCGCGGCGAGGTCCGCGGCGGTGGCAAGAAGCCTTACCGCCAGAAGGGCACCGGCCGCGCGCGCCAGGGTTCGACCCGTGCGCCGCAGTTCGCCGGCGGTGGCATCGTCCACGGCCCCGTGCCGCGTGACTACAGCCAGCGGACCCCGAAGAAGATGAAGGTTGCCGCCCTGCGCGGTGCCCTCACCGACCGGGCCCGCAACAGCCGCATCCACGTCGTTTCCGGCGTGGTCGAGGGCGAGATCTCCACCAAGGCCGCCAAGGCTCTCCTCGGCAAGGTCAGCGAGCGCAAGAACGTGCTCCTGGTCGTCGAGCGCAGCGACGAGGCCGCGTGGTTCTCCGCCCGCAACCTGCCCCAGGTCCACCTCCTGGAGCCGGGCCAGCTGAACACGTACGACGTGCTCGTCTCCGACGACGTGGTCTTCACCAAGGCCGCCTTCGAGTCCTTCGTGTCTGGCCCCAAGGCCAACGCTGAGACCGAAGGGAGCGACGCCTGATGACTGAGGCCGTCGTCACGAGCAAGACCTTCACGGACCCGCGCGACGTGCTCGTCAAGCCGGTGGTTTCCGAGAAGAGCTACGCGCTGCTGGACGAGAACAAGTACACGTTCATCGTCGCGCCCGGCAGCAACAAGACCCAGATCAAGCAGGCCGTCGAGGCGGTCTTCTCGGTCAAGGTCACCGGGGTCAACACGATCAACCGGCAGGGCAAGCGCAAGCGCACCCGCACCGGTTACGGCAAGCGCGCTGACACCAAGCGCGCCATCGTGACCCTCGCTGAGGGCGACCGTATCGACATCTTCGGCGGCCCGGTCTCCTAACGGAGTCCGAGTCGTCCGGAATCGGACGAGGACTGAGAAATGGGTATCCGCAAGTACAAGCCGACGACCCCGGGCCGTCGTGGCTCCAGCGTCGCCGACTTTGTCGAGATCACGCGGTCCACGCCGGAGAAGTCGCTGGTCCGCCCGCTGCACAGCAAGGGCGGCCGTAACAACGCCGGTCGTGTGACCGTTCGCCACCAGGGCGGTGGCCACAAGCGCGCCTACCGAGTGATCGACTTCCGTCGTCACGACAAGGACGGCGTGCCGGCCAAGGTCGCGCACATCGAGTACGACCCGAACCGCACCGCGCGCATCGCGCTGCTGCACTACGCAGACGGCGAGAAGCGCTACATCATCGCGCCCCGTGGCCTGGCCCAGGGTGCTCGGATTGAGAACGGCCCTGGCGCCGACATCAAGCCGGGCAACAACCTGCCGCTGCGTCACATCCCCGTGGGTACGACGATCCACGCGATCGAGCTGCGTCCGGGCGGCGGTGCGAAGTTCGCCCGCTCGGCCGGCGCCTCCGTGCAGCTGCTGGCGAAGGAGGGCGCGATGGCCCACCTTCGTATGCCGTCCGGTGAGATCCGCCTGGTCGACGTGCGCTGCCGCGCCACCGTCGGCGAGGTCGGCAACGCCGAGCAGTCGAACATCAACTGGGGCAAGGCCGGCCGCATGCGCTGGAAGGGCGTCCGCCCGACCGTGCGTGGTGTCGTGATGAACCCGGTTGACCACCCGCACGGTGGTGGTGAGGGCAAGACTTCCGGTGGTCGCCACCCGGTCTCGCCCTGGGGTCAGAAGGAGGGTCGTACTCGTTCGCCGAAGAAGGCGAGCAACAAGTACATCGTCCGCCGCCGCAAGACGAACAAGAAGCGCTAGGAGCGGGTTTAGATGCCGCGCAGTCTCAAGAAGGGGCCCTTCGTCGACGACCACCTTTCCAAGAAGGTGGATGTTCAGAACGATGCCGGCACCAAGAACGTCATCAAGACCTGGTCCCGCCGCTCCATGATCGTCCCGGCCATGCTCGGCCACACGATCGCGGTGCACGACGGCCGCAAGCACGTCCCGGTGTTCGTCACCGAGTCGATGGTTGGCCACAAGCTCGGCGAGTTTGCGCCGACCCGCACCTTCCGCGGCCACGAGAAGGACGACCGCAAGTCGCGTCGTCGCTGATCGACCGGAGTGCGAAGACTATGACTGACACCGAAGGGACAACCATGGAAGCCAGGGCCCAGGCGCGGTACATCCGCGTCACGCCCATGAAGGCCCGCCGCGTGGTGGACCTTATCCGTGGCATGGATGCCACGGAGGCTCAGGCGGTCCTGCGTTTCGCCCCGCAGGCCGCGAGCGTGCCCGTCGGCAAGGTGCTGGACAGCGCCATTGCCAACGCCGCGCACAACTACGACCACACGGACGCCTCCACGCTGGTTATCAGCGAGGCGTACGTCGACGAGGGCCCGACCCTGAAGCGGTTCCGCCCGCGTGCTCAGGGTCGTGCCTACCGGATCCGCAAGCGGACCAGCCACATCACCGTGGTCGTCAGCAGCAAGGAAGGAACCCGGTAATGGGCCAGAAGGTAAACCCGCACGGGTTCCGCCTCGGCGTGACGACGGACTTCAAGTCCCGCTGGTACGCCGACAAGCTGTACAAGGACTACGTCAAGGAAGACGTCGCCATTCGTCGCATGATGACGAAGGGCATGGAGCGCGCCGGCATCTCGAAGGTGGAGATCGAGCGCACCCGTGAGCGCGTCCGCGTTGACATCCACACCGCTCGTCCGGGCATCGTCATCGGCCGCCGCGGCGCCGAGGCGGACCGCATCCGCGGCGAGCTGGAGAAGCTGACCGGCAAGCAGGTCCAGCTGAACATCCTCGAGGTCAAGAACCCCGAGACCGACGCTCAGCTGGTGGCCCAGGCCGTCGCCGAGCAGCTGTCGTCCCGCGTCTCCTTCCGTCGCGCCATGCGTAAGAGCATGCAGTCGACGATGAAGGCCGGCGCCAAGGGCATCAAGATCCAGTGCGGCGGTCGTCTCGGCGGCGCCGAGATGTCCCGCTCGGAGTTCTACCGCGAGGGCCGTGTGCCCCTGCACACGCTCCGCGCGAACGTCGACTACGGCTTCTTCGAGGCCAAGACCACCTTCGGCCGCATCGGCGTGAAGGTCTGGATCTACAAGGGCGACGTCAAGAACATCGCCGAGGTGCGTGCCGAGAACGCTGCCGCCCGTGCGGGTAACCGCCCGGCCCGCGGTGGCGGCAACGACCGCCCGCGCCGCGGTGGCGAGCGTGGCGGCCGCGGTGGCCGCAAGCCGCAGCAGCAGAGCGCCGCTGCCGAGGCCCCCAAGGCCGAGGCCGCTGCCGCTGCTCCGGCGGAGACCCCCGGAACGGAGGCCTGACCGACATGCTGATCCCTCGCAGGGTCAAGCACCGCAAGCAGCACCACCCGAAGCGCAACGGTATGGCCAAGGGTGGCACCGAGCTGGCCTTCGGTGAGTACGGAATCCAGGCCGTCACCCCGGCCTACGTGACGAACCGGCAGATCGAGTCCGCTCGTATTGCCATGACCCGTCACATCAAGCGTGGCGGCAAGGTGTGGATCAACATCTACCCCGACCGTCCGCTGACGAAGAAGCCTGCCGAGACCCGCATGGGTTCCGGTAAGGGTTCTCCGGAGTGGTGGGTCGCGAACGTCAAGCCCGGTCGGGTGATGTTCGAGCTGTCCTTCCCGAACGAAAAGGTTGCCAAGGAGGCGCTGACCCGCGCCGCCCACAAGCTTCCGATGAAGTGCCGCATCGTGCGGCGCGAGGCAGGTGAGTCGTGATGGCGGCCGGTACCAAGGCGACCGAGCTGCGCGAGCTGAACAACGAGGACCTCGTTGCCAAGCTTCGTGAGGCCAAGGAGGAGCTGTTCAACCTCCGCTTCCAGGCGGCGACCGGACAGCTCGAGAACCACGGCCGGCTGAAGGCCGTCCGCAAGGACATCGCCCGGATCTACACCCTGATGCGTGAGCGCGAGCTGGGCATCGAGACGGTGGAGAGCGCCTGATGAGCGAGAAGAATGTGACTGAGACGAACGAGCGCGGTTTCCGCAAGACCCGTGAGGGTCTCGTCGTCAGCGACAAGATGGACAAGACCGTTGTCGTCGCTGTCGAGGACCGCGTCAAGCACGCGCTGTACGGCAAGGTCATCCGCCGTACCAACAAGCTCAAGGCGCACGACGAGCAGAACGCTGCCGGTGTCGGCGACCGCGTCCTCCTGATGGAGACCCGGCCGCTGTCCGCCACCAAGCGCTGGCGCATCGTCGAGATCCTCGAGAAGGCCAAGTAATCCCTCCTAGGGGGACCCCCTAGGAACAGTTCCGCCAGGCTCGGCGAGAGGCGCGAAACACTCGCGCTTCTCGCCGGGAACCGGCAGACATTCAGGAGATAGACGTGATCCAGCAGGAGTCGCGACTGCGTGTCGCCGACAACACTGGTGCGAAGGAGATCCTTTGCATCCGTGTTCTCGGTGGTTCCGGTCGCCGCTACGCGGGCATCGGTGACGTCATCGTCGCCACCGTCAAGGATGCGATCCCCGGTGGCAACGTGAAGAAGGGTGACGTCGTCAAGGCGGTCATCGTTCGCACCGTCAAGGAGCGCCGCCGTCCGGACGGCTCGTACATCCGCTTCGACGAGAACGCGGCCGTCATCCTCAAGAACGATGGCGACCCCCGCGGCACCCGCATCTTCGGCCCCGTGGGCCGGGAACTGCGCGAGAAGAAGTTCATGAAGATCATCTCGCTCGCGCCGGAGGTGCTGTAACCGATGAAGATCAAGAAGGGCGACCTGGTCCAGGTCATCACCGGTAAGGACAAGGGCAAGCAGGGCAAGGTCATCCAGGCCTTCCCCCGCGAGGACCGCGTCCTGGTCGAGGGTGTCAACCGGGTCAAGAAGCACACCAAGGCCGGTCAGACGGCTCGTGGCTCGAAGACCGGCGGCATCGTGACGACCGAGGCCCCCATCCACGTCAGCAACGTTCAGCTGGTTGTGGAGAAGGACGGCAACAAGGTTGTCACCCGCGTCGGGTACCGCTTCGACGACGAAGGCAACAAGATCCGCGTTGCCAAGCGGACCGGTGAGGACATCTGATGACTGCCACCACCAACGCGCCGCGTCTCAAGCAGCGCTACCGCGAAGAGATCGCCGGGAAGCTGAAGGACGAGTTCTCCTACGAGAACGTCATGCAGATCCCCGGTCTGACCAAGATCGTGGTCAACATGGGTGTGGGCGACGCCGCCCGCGACTCCAAGCTGATCGAGGGTGCCATCAAGGACCTCACCACGATCACCGGTCAGAAGCCGGCCGTCACCAAGGCCCGTAAGTCCATCGCGCAGTTCAAGCTGCGTGAGGGCCAGCCGATCGGTGCCCACGTCACCCTCCGCGGTGACCGCATGTGGGAGTTCCTGGACCGCCTGCTGTCGCTCGCGCTGCCGCGCATCCGCGACTTCCGTGGTCTGTCCCCCAAGCAGTTCGACGGTCGGGGCAACTACACCTTCGGTCTCACGGAGCAGGTCATGTTCCACGAGATCGACCAGGACAAGATCGACCGTACCCGGGGTATGGACATCACCGTGGTCACCACGGCGACCAACGACGATGAGGGCCGCGCTCTCCTTCGTCACCTCGGCTTCCCGTTCAAGGAGGCGTGAGCGAGATGGCGAAGAAGGCTCTGATCGCGAAGGCTGCTCGCAAGCCCAAGTTCGCTGTGCGTGCGTACAACCGCTGCCAGCGCTGCGGCCGTCCGCACTCCGTGTACCGCAAGTTCGGCCTGTGCCGCGTGTGCCTTCGTGAGATGGCTCACCGTGGCGAGCTGCCGGGCGTGACCAAGAGCTCCTGGTAGTCCCCTAGTTGGGATTACCGGAGGCTCTCGGTAAGCAATCGGTTCGGCGGGCACCCGGCCCTTTTTCCCGTAGGGTAGAAGGGTTTGGGTGTCCCGCCACCCGAGACCGACCGCGGGCCGAGCCCGCATAACGTCGCTTACTACGCCGTAGGTCCCCGCGCCGCACCCGTCCCGACTCTGATCGGGGAGAGGGATGGCGCACATAGGAAACCCCGGCGAGAGAGGCCGAAGGCCAATTCATGACCATGACTGACCCCATCGCAGACATGCTGACCCGTCTGCGGAACGCGAACTCGGCGTACCACGACACCGTCGTGATGCCGCACAGCAAGATCAAGTCGCACATCGCGGAGATCCTCCAGCAGGAGGGTTACATCACCGGCTGGCGCGTCGAGGACGCCGAGGTTGGCAAGAACCTCGTCCTCGAGCTGAAGTTCGGCCCGAACCGCGAGCGCTCGATCGCCGGCATCAAGCGGATCTCGAAGCCGGGCCTGCGGGTCTACGCAAAGTCCACCAACCTGCCGAAGGTGCTCGGCGGCCTGGGCGTGGCGATCATCTCCACGTCGCACGGTCTGCTCACCGGCCAGCAGGCGCAGAAGAAGGGCGTGGGTGGGGAAGTCCTCGCCTACGTCTGGTAACCCGGGAACGGAGGAATAGCTAATGTCGCGCATTGGCAAGCTGCCCATCCAGGTTCCCGCTGGTGTGGACGTCACCATCGAGGGCCGCACGGTCAACGTGAAGGGCCCCAAGGGTTCCCTTTCGCACACCGTGGCCGCCCCCATCGAGGTCGCCAAGGGTGAGGACGGCGTCATCAACGTCTCCCGCCCGAACGACGAGCGTCAGAACAAGGCCCTGCACGGCCTGTCCCGCACGCTGGTGGCGAACATGATCACCGGCGTGACCCAGGGATACAGCAAGGCGCTCGAGATCAGCGGTGTCGGTTACCGCGTCCAGGCGAAGGGCTCCAACCTGGAGTTCGCCCTGGGCTACAGCCACCCGATCCTGATCGAGGCCCCCGAAGGGATCTCCTTCAAGGTCGAGTCCCCGACCAAGCTCAGCGTCGAGGGCATCGACAAGCAGAAGGTCGGCGAGGTGGCGGCGAACATCCGCAAGCTGCGCAAGCCTGACCCGTACAAGGCCAAGGGCGTCAAGTACGCCGGCGAGGTCATCCGCCGCAAGGTCGGAAAGGCTGGTAAGTAAGCCATGGCATACGGTGTGAAGATCGCTAAGGGCGACGCGTACAAGCGCGCCGCTGCCAAGCGTCGCCACATCCGCATCCGTAAGCGGATTTCGGGTACCCCGGAGCGTCCGCGTCTGGTCGTGACGCGGTCCAACCGCGGCATCACGGCGCAGGTCATCGACGACATCGCGGGCCACACGCTGGCCTCCGCGTCGAGCCTGGACGCATCGATCCGTGGTGGCGAGGGCGACAAGAGCGCTCAGGCCAAGAAGGTCGGCTCCCTGGTCGCCGAGCGTGCCAAGGCCGCCGGTGTCGAGGCCGTCGTGTTCGACCGTGGTGGCAAGCAGTACGCCGGGCGGATTGCCGCTCTGGCCGACGCCGCCCGCGAAGCCGGGCTGAAGTTCTAAGCCCCGGTTCCGGAGCTAGCGGACGTAACAGAGAGAGGTAAATCCAATGGCTGGACCCCAGCGCCGCGGGAGCGGTGCCGGTGGCGGCGAGCGGCGGGACCGGAAGGGTCGCGACGGTGGCGCTGCCGCCGAGAAGACCGCGTACGTTGAGCGCGTAGTCGCGATCAACCGCGTCGCCAAGGTTGTCAAGGGTGGTCGTCGTTTCAGCTTCACCGCGCTGGTCGTGGTGGGCGACGGTGACGGCACCGTGGGTGTCGGTTACGGCAAGGCCAAGGAAGTTCCGGCTGCCATCGCCAAGGGCGTGGAAGAGGCCAAGAAGAACTTCTTCAAGGTCCCCCGTATCCAGGGCACCATCCCTCACCCCATCCAAGGCGAGAAGGCTGCGGGCGTCGTCCTGCTCAAGCCGGCTTCCCCCGGTACCGGTGTGATCGCCGGTGGCCCCGTGCGTGCCGTTCTGGAGTGCGCGGGCATCCACGACGTGCTGAGCAAGTCGCTCGGTTCGTCGAACCCGATCAACATCGTGCACGCCACGGTGACCGCGCTTCAGGGCCTGCAGCGCCCCGAGGAGATCGCGGCGCGTCGTGGCCTGCCGCTGGAGGACGTTGCTCCCGCCGCTCTGCTGCGGGCGCGTGCTGGGGTGACCGCGTAATGGCGCACCTCAAGATCACGCAGACGAAGTCCTACATCGGTAGCAAGCAGAACCACCGCGACACCCTTCGTTCGCTGGGCCTCAAGCGGCTCAACGACGTGGTTGTCAAGGAGGACCGCCCCGAGTTCCGCGGCATGGTGCACACCGTCCGCCACCTCGTGACGGTTGAGGAGGTCGACTGACATGGCGGAGAACAACCCGCTGAAGGTCCACAACCTCCGGCCCGCCCCGGGTGCCAAGACCGCCAAGACCCGTGTCGGTCGTGGTGAGGCGTCCAAGGGTAAGACCGCTGGTCGTGGTACCAAGGGCACGAAGGCCCGTTACCAGGTTCCGGAGCGCTTCGAGGGTGGGCAGATGCCCCTCCACATGCGCCTCCCGAAGCTGAAGGGCTTCAAGAACCCCGCCCACAAGCAGTTCCAGGTCGTGAACCTGGCCAAGCTGGCCGAGCTCTACCCGCAGGGTGGCGAGGTCACGGTGGCCGACCTGGTCGCCAAGGGCGCGGTGCGCAAGAACGAGCTCGTCAAGGTCCTGGGCCAGGGCGAGGTCTCCGTGGCGCTGCAGGTGACGGTTGACGCCGTCTCCGGCTCCGCCAAGGAGAAGATTGCCGCTGCCGGCGGCACCGTCACCGGGCTCATCAACGCCTGAGTTCGCTGACAGCACGGCACAAGGGCCGGTCCTCTTCGGAGGGCCGGCCCTTTGCGTTGCCCGCTGTGGTGCCCGCCGTACGGCCGGGCCACGCCGTGGCGGGCTGTGAGGCGCCGGGAGGCGGGGGAGGGGGACCGGTGGGGCCGCGGGCGAGGCCGTGGAGAGTCCGAGGGGCCCGGAATGAGCCTCCCGCGGGGGATACCGCGTGCGATGCGCGGTATTCCTGATCGGCGAACCCACCGCTCCCGAGGCGCGACCCGGTAGGGTAGCCCAAGCTGCCATCTGTTATCGCGGGGTGAGGCCCCGGGATAGCTCACACAGGCACTCACCGAGATCGACCACCGTCATTTGCCCACACTGGACGTGTGAGGTGCAGGAGGCTCCGTGTTCACCGCGTTCGCCCAGGCGTTCAAGACGCCTGACCTGCGCAAGAAGCTGCTGTTCACGCTGGGCATCGTGCTGCTCTACCGGCTCGGCACCCACATTCCCATGCCGGGCGTGAACTATTCGAACGTTCAGCTGTGCATGAAGCAGGCCGGTTCCAACACCGGTCTCTTCGGGCTGGTGAACATGTTCAGCGGTGGTGCGCTGCTGCAGGTCACCATCTTCGCGATGGGGATCATGCCGTACATCACGGCAAGCATCATTCTGCAGTTGCTGACTGTGGTGATCCCCCGGCTGGAGGCCCTCAAGAAGGAGGGCCAGTCGGGACAGGCCAAGATCACGCAGTACACCCGGTACCTGACCGTCGCGCTCGCCGTGATGCAGGGCACCGGCCTGATCGCGGTGGCCCGCAACGGCGCGCTGTTCCAGGGCTGCCCGGTCGCCAGCGAGATCATCCCCAGCAACTCGATCTTCACCACGATCACCATGGTCATCACGATGACCGCCGGCACCTGCCTGATCATGTGGCTCGGTGAGCTGATCACCGACCGCGGCATCGGCAACGGCATGTCGATCCTGATGTTCATCTCGATCGCCGCCGGCTTCCCGGGCGCCCTGTGGCAGATCAAGCTCACCGGCAAGCTCGCCGACGGCTGGATCGAGTTCTTCGCGGTGATCCTGGTCGGCCTCGCGATGGTCGCCCTGGTGGTCTTCGTCGAGCAGGCCCAGCGGCGCATCCCGGTGCAGTACGCGAAGCGGATGATCGGGCGCCGGTCCTACGGCGGTACGTCCACTTACATCCCGCTCAAGGTGAATCAGGCCGGTGTGATTCCGGTCATCTTCGCGTCATCGCTGCTCTACATTCCAGCTCTCATCGCACAGTTCAGCGGGTCGAAGGCGGCATGGGCGACGTGGATCGCCACCAACTTCACCAAGGGAAATCACCCCGTTTACATCGTTACGTACTTCCTGCTGATCGTCTTCTTCGCGTTCTTCTACGTCGCCATCAGCTTCAACCCCGAAGAAGTTGCCGACAACATGAAGAAGTATGGTGGCTTCATCCCGGGTATCCGGGCTGGTCGCCCGACGGCCGAGTACCTCAGCTACGTGCTCAACCGGATCACGTGGCCGGGCTCGCTGTACCTGGGGCTGATCGCGCTCGTACCAACAGTGGCGTTGGTGCTGTTCAACGCGAACCAGAACTTCCCGTTCGGCGGGACGAGCATCCTCATCATCGTGGGTGTGGGCCTGGAGACCGTGAAGCAGATTGAGAGCCAGCTTCAGCAGCGCAACTACGAAGGGTTCCTCCGCTGATGCGAATCGTCCTCGTCGGACCCCCGGGGGCCGGCAAGGGTACACAGGCTGCGTACCTTGCCAAGAACCTCGCGATCCCGCACATCTCCACGGGGGACCTGTTCCGGGCCAACATCAGCCAGGGGACACCCCTGGGCGTTGAGGCGAAGTCCTACATGGACGCCGGCAACCTGGTGCCCGACTCGGTCACGATCGGCATGGCCGAGGACCGCATGGAGCAGGCCGACGCCGCCGGGGGATTCCTCCTGGACGGCTTCCCGCGCAACCTCGGTCAGGCCGAGGCGCTGGACGAGTACCTCAAGGCCAAGAACCTCACGCTGGACGCCGTCCTGGACCTGGAGGTCCCGGAGGACGAGGTCGTCAAGCGGATCGCCGGCCGGCGGATCTGCCGCAACGACTCCAGCCACGTCTTCCACGCGGAGTACAACAAGCCGAAGGCCGAGGGCGTCTGCGACGTCTGCGGCGGCGACCTGTACCAGCGTGACGACGACCGCGAGGAGACCGTCCGCAA
The sequence above is a segment of the Streptomyces lydicus genome. Coding sequences within it:
- the tuf gene encoding elongation factor Tu; protein product: MAKAKFERTKPHVNIGTIGHIDHGKTTLTAAITKVLHDAYPDLNEASAFDQIDKAPEERQRGITISIAHVEYQTENRHYAHVDCPGHADYIKNMITGAAQMDGAILVVAATDGPMPQTKEHVLLARQVGVPYIVVALNKADMVDDEEILELVELEVRELLSEYEFPGDDVPVVKVSALKALEGDKEWGQSVLNLMAAVDESIPQPERDVDKPFLMPIEDVFTITGRGTVVTGRIERGVLKVNETVDIIGIKTEKTTTTVTGIEMFRKLLDEGQAGENVGLLLRGIKREDVERGQVIIKPGSVTPHTEFEAQAYILSKDEGGRHTPFFNNYRPQFYFRTTDVTGVVTLPEGTEMVMPGDNTEMSVSLIQPVAMEEGLKFAIREGGRTVGAGQVTKINK
- the rpsJ gene encoding 30S ribosomal protein S10, which codes for MAGQKIRIRLKAYDHEVIDSSAKKIVETVTRTGASVAGPVPLPTEKNVYCVIKSPHKYKDSREHFEMRTHKRLIDILDPTPKTVDSLMRLDLPAGVDIEIKL
- the rplC gene encoding 50S ribosomal protein L3 → MAKQIKGILGEKLGMTQVWDENNRVVPVTVVKAGPCVVTQVRTNDQDGYDSVQIAFGEIDPRKVNKPLKGHFAKADVTPRRHLVEVRTPDAGEYTLGQELTAETFESGVKVDVTGKSKGKGFAGVMKRHGFGGGKASHGAHRVHRKPGSIGGCATPGRVFKGMRMAGRMGNERVTTQNLTVHAVDAEKGLLLIKGAVPGPNGGLVLVRTAAKGA
- the rplD gene encoding 50S ribosomal protein L4; the protein is MSTIDILSPAGDKAGSVELPAEIFDAKVSIPLIHQVVVAQLAAARQGTHKTKTRGEVRGGGKKPYRQKGTGRARQGSTRAPQFAGGGIVHGPVPRDYSQRTPKKMKVAALRGALTDRARNSRIHVVSGVVEGEISTKAAKALLGKVSERKNVLLVVERSDEAAWFSARNLPQVHLLEPGQLNTYDVLVSDDVVFTKAAFESFVSGPKANAETEGSDA
- the rplW gene encoding 50S ribosomal protein L23 translates to MTEAVVTSKTFTDPRDVLVKPVVSEKSYALLDENKYTFIVAPGSNKTQIKQAVEAVFSVKVTGVNTINRQGKRKRTRTGYGKRADTKRAIVTLAEGDRIDIFGGPVS
- the rplB gene encoding 50S ribosomal protein L2 codes for the protein MGIRKYKPTTPGRRGSSVADFVEITRSTPEKSLVRPLHSKGGRNNAGRVTVRHQGGGHKRAYRVIDFRRHDKDGVPAKVAHIEYDPNRTARIALLHYADGEKRYIIAPRGLAQGARIENGPGADIKPGNNLPLRHIPVGTTIHAIELRPGGGAKFARSAGASVQLLAKEGAMAHLRMPSGEIRLVDVRCRATVGEVGNAEQSNINWGKAGRMRWKGVRPTVRGVVMNPVDHPHGGGEGKTSGGRHPVSPWGQKEGRTRSPKKASNKYIVRRRKTNKKR
- the rpsS gene encoding 30S ribosomal protein S19, coding for MPRSLKKGPFVDDHLSKKVDVQNDAGTKNVIKTWSRRSMIVPAMLGHTIAVHDGRKHVPVFVTESMVGHKLGEFAPTRTFRGHEKDDRKSRRR
- the rplV gene encoding 50S ribosomal protein L22 codes for the protein MEARAQARYIRVTPMKARRVVDLIRGMDATEAQAVLRFAPQAASVPVGKVLDSAIANAAHNYDHTDASTLVISEAYVDEGPTLKRFRPRAQGRAYRIRKRTSHITVVVSSKEGTR
- the rpsC gene encoding 30S ribosomal protein S3, which gives rise to MGQKVNPHGFRLGVTTDFKSRWYADKLYKDYVKEDVAIRRMMTKGMERAGISKVEIERTRERVRVDIHTARPGIVIGRRGAEADRIRGELEKLTGKQVQLNILEVKNPETDAQLVAQAVAEQLSSRVSFRRAMRKSMQSTMKAGAKGIKIQCGGRLGGAEMSRSEFYREGRVPLHTLRANVDYGFFEAKTTFGRIGVKVWIYKGDVKNIAEVRAENAAARAGNRPARGGGNDRPRRGGERGGRGGRKPQQQSAAAEAPKAEAAAAAPAETPGTEA
- the rplP gene encoding 50S ribosomal protein L16, whose amino-acid sequence is MLIPRRVKHRKQHHPKRNGMAKGGTELAFGEYGIQAVTPAYVTNRQIESARIAMTRHIKRGGKVWINIYPDRPLTKKPAETRMGSGKGSPEWWVANVKPGRVMFELSFPNEKVAKEALTRAAHKLPMKCRIVRREAGES
- the rpmC gene encoding 50S ribosomal protein L29, with product MAAGTKATELRELNNEDLVAKLREAKEELFNLRFQAATGQLENHGRLKAVRKDIARIYTLMRERELGIETVESA
- the rpsQ gene encoding 30S ribosomal protein S17, with the translated sequence MSEKNVTETNERGFRKTREGLVVSDKMDKTVVVAVEDRVKHALYGKVIRRTNKLKAHDEQNAAGVGDRVLLMETRPLSATKRWRIVEILEKAK
- the rplN gene encoding 50S ribosomal protein L14; translated protein: MIQQESRLRVADNTGAKEILCIRVLGGSGRRYAGIGDVIVATVKDAIPGGNVKKGDVVKAVIVRTVKERRRPDGSYIRFDENAAVILKNDGDPRGTRIFGPVGRELREKKFMKIISLAPEVL